One Streptomyces sp. V4I8 genomic window carries:
- a CDS encoding YdeI family protein: MDPLAFESAAALDTWLAEHPAPHPGLWVKVAKKGSGIPSVSAAEVNDVALCHGWITGQRKGLDTSYFTQRITPRRPGSLWSMVNVRRVAELTAEGRMHPSGLAEVDAAKADGRWEAAYESQSNARVPGELSAALEENPAARAAFEKLGRTDRYQVMLGLLRARTPRGREAQVAAILRELTKHR; the protein is encoded by the coding sequence ATGGATCCCCTCGCCTTCGAGTCCGCCGCCGCCCTCGACACCTGGCTGGCCGAGCACCCCGCCCCGCACCCCGGCCTCTGGGTCAAGGTCGCCAAGAAGGGCTCCGGCATTCCCTCCGTCAGCGCCGCCGAGGTCAACGACGTGGCCCTGTGCCACGGATGGATCACGGGGCAGCGCAAGGGGCTCGACACGTCGTACTTCACGCAGCGGATCACCCCCCGCCGGCCCGGCAGCCTCTGGTCGATGGTCAACGTGCGGCGGGTGGCGGAACTGACCGCCGAGGGCCGTATGCACCCGTCGGGCCTCGCCGAAGTGGACGCCGCCAAGGCGGACGGACGGTGGGAGGCGGCCTACGAGTCGCAGAGCAACGCGCGGGTGCCGGGCGAGCTGAGCGCCGCGCTGGAGGAGAATCCCGCCGCCCGGGCGGCGTTCGAGAAGCTGGGCCGGACCGACCGCTACCAGGTCATGCTCGGCCTCCTGCGCGCCCGGACCCCGCGCGGCCGGGAGGCCCAAGTCGCCGCGATCCTGCGGGAGTTGACGAAGCACCGGTGA
- a CDS encoding TetR/AcrR family transcriptional regulator has protein sequence MATTEQPQRITMTPAARRVLEAAERLFYERGIHAVGVDLIAAEAGVTKKTLYDRFGSKERIVVEYLAGRDERWRAFLARYVDDHLDAAQATARARVLAVFDASRAWSAEQASKGCSMVNAHAEISDPAHPAHPVITGQKEWMLALFTGLAEDITSDAPNGALDADRLGRTLMLLHEGALVAHGLNVFPDPIAHAREQAEALLEPYRAAI, from the coding sequence ATGGCCACCACGGAGCAGCCGCAGCGCATCACGATGACGCCTGCCGCACGGCGCGTCCTGGAAGCCGCCGAGCGGCTGTTCTACGAGCGCGGAATCCACGCCGTCGGAGTGGATCTCATCGCCGCGGAGGCGGGGGTGACCAAGAAGACGCTCTACGACCGCTTCGGCTCCAAGGAGCGGATCGTCGTGGAGTACCTGGCGGGCCGCGACGAGCGCTGGAGGGCGTTCCTCGCGCGGTACGTCGACGACCATCTCGACGCGGCGCAGGCGACGGCGCGGGCACGCGTCCTGGCCGTGTTCGACGCCTCCCGCGCATGGTCGGCGGAGCAGGCCTCCAAGGGATGCAGCATGGTCAACGCGCACGCCGAGATCAGCGACCCTGCCCACCCCGCCCACCCGGTCATCACGGGCCAGAAGGAGTGGATGCTGGCCCTGTTCACGGGCCTGGCCGAGGACATCACCTCGGATGCGCCGAACGGCGCGCTCGACGCGGACCGCTTGGGCCGTACCCTCATGCTCCTGCACGAGGGAGCCCTCGTCGCCCACGGCTTGAACGTCTTCCCGGACCCCATCGCGCACGCCCGCGAACAGGCCGAAGCTCTCCTCGAGCCGTACAGGGCGGCCATATAG